The Cellulosimicrobium cellulans genome contains the following window.
AAACCATGGCTTACACCGAGCAGGAAGTCCTCGCCGGCCTCGCCGAGATCGTCGCCGAGGAGACGGGTCTGCCGACCGACGCCGTCGCGCTCGAGAAGTCCTTCACCGACGACCTCGACATCGACTCGCTGTCGATGATGACGATCGTCACGCACGCCGAGGACAAGTTCGGGGTCCGCATCCCGGACGACGAGGTCAAGAACCTCACGACGGTCGGCGACGCCGTGTCCTTCATCACGGGCGCCCAGGCCTGAGCACGCCCCGCCTGCCCCGCAGGCCTGCGGGCGGGTCGGCGTCACCCACGCCGGCCCGCCCGTCCTCCCGCCCCCGCCTCACCCCACCCGAGGAGCACCATGTCCGCCGCTACTGAAGTCGTCGTCACCGGCCTCGGCGCCACCACGCCGCTCGGCGGCGACGTGCCCTCGACCTGGGCCGCGGCGCTCGCCGGCGAGTCCGGCGCCCGCACCCTCGACAACGACTGGGCGGAGCGCTACGAGATCCCGGTGACCTTCGCCGCGACCCTCAAGGTGGACCCCGCCGAGGTCCTCGCGCGTCCCGAGATCAAGCGCATGGACCCGTCCACGCAGTACGCCATCATCGCCGCGCGCGAGGCGTGGGCCGACGCGGGCAGCCCCGAGGTCGACGGCGACCGGCTCGGCACCGTCGTGTCGTCCGGCATCGGCGGCATCTGGACCACGCTGGACGGCTGGGACACGTTGCGCGAGCGCGGCGCCCGCCGCATGCTCCCCATGACCGTGCCCATGCTCATGC
Protein-coding sequences here:
- a CDS encoding acyl carrier protein; translated protein: MAYTEQEVLAGLAEIVAEETGLPTDAVALEKSFTDDLDIDSLSMMTIVTHAEDKFGVRIPDDEVKNLTTVGDAVSFITGAQA